In a genomic window of Bradyrhizobium ontarionense:
- the aroA gene encoding 3-phosphoshikimate 1-carboxyvinyltransferase, giving the protein MSTSSPPTPLESRASGPLSGTIRVPGDKSISHRALILGALSVGETRISGLLEGEDVLNTAKSMRTLGAKVERTGEFAWTVNGVGVGGFAQPAATLDFGNSGTGCRLVMGAVAGCPITAVFDGDASLRSRPMRRILDPLALMGARVIAGGEGGKLPLTLQGASNPVPIEYRTPVASAQIKSAVLLAGLAAPGVTTVIEQEASRDHTELMLKHFGAEIVTTPEGTHGRRIALTGQPELRGAPVIVPADPSSAAFPLVAALIVDGSDLVLSDVMTNPLRTGLFTTLREMGASIEEDDVRGDAGEPMARLRVRASKLRGVVVPPERAPSMIDEYLVLAVAAAYAEGTTVMRGLHELRVKESDRLEATAAMLRVNGVKVEITGDDLIVEGRGHVPGGGVVATHMDHRIAMSALVMGLASDKPVKVDDTAFIATSFPDFIALMCKAGADFA; this is encoded by the coding sequence GTGTCGACATCCAGCCCGCCCACTCCGCTCGAATCCCGGGCCAGCGGCCCGCTCTCCGGCACGATTCGCGTGCCTGGCGACAAGTCGATCTCGCACCGGGCGCTGATCCTGGGCGCGTTGTCGGTCGGTGAAACCAGGATTTCCGGCCTGCTCGAGGGTGAGGACGTCCTCAACACCGCCAAATCGATGCGGACCCTGGGCGCCAAGGTCGAACGTACCGGCGAATTCGCCTGGACCGTGAACGGCGTCGGGGTCGGCGGCTTTGCCCAGCCGGCGGCGACACTCGATTTCGGCAACTCCGGCACTGGCTGCCGGCTGGTGATGGGTGCGGTGGCGGGCTGCCCGATCACGGCGGTGTTCGATGGCGACGCCTCGCTGCGCAGCCGGCCGATGCGGCGCATCCTCGATCCGCTGGCCCTGATGGGCGCCAGGGTGATCGCTGGCGGCGAGGGTGGCAAGCTGCCATTGACCCTGCAGGGCGCCAGCAATCCGGTTCCGATCGAATATCGCACGCCGGTGGCCTCGGCCCAGATCAAGTCGGCCGTGCTGCTGGCCGGCCTCGCGGCGCCCGGTGTCACCACCGTGATCGAGCAGGAGGCGAGCCGCGACCACACCGAGCTGATGCTGAAGCATTTCGGCGCAGAGATCGTCACCACGCCGGAGGGAACCCACGGCCGCCGCATCGCGCTGACGGGCCAGCCCGAGCTGCGCGGTGCTCCGGTGATCGTGCCCGCGGACCCTTCCTCTGCCGCCTTCCCGCTGGTCGCCGCCCTGATCGTTGACGGCTCCGACCTGGTGCTATCAGACGTCATGACCAATCCGCTGCGCACCGGCCTGTTCACGACCCTGCGCGAGATGGGCGCCTCGATCGAGGAGGACGACGTCCGCGGCGACGCCGGCGAGCCGATGGCCCGTTTGCGGGTGCGCGCCTCGAAGCTGCGCGGCGTCGTGGTTCCGCCCGAGCGCGCGCCGTCGATGATCGATGAATATCTCGTGCTGGCGGTCGCCGCGGCCTACGCGGAGGGAACGACGGTGATGCGCGGCCTGCATGAGCTGCGCGTCAAGGAATCCGATCGGCTCGAGGCCACCGCGGCGATGCTGCGGGTCAACGGCGTCAAGGTGGAGATCACCGGCGACGACCTGATCGTCGAGGGCCGCGGCCATGTGCCGGGCGGCGGCGTGGTGGCGACCCACATGGACCACCGCATCGCGATGTCGGCGCTGGTCATGGGCCTCGCCTCGGACAAGCCGGTCAAGGTCGACGACACCGCCTTCATCGCCACCAGCTTCCCGGATTTCATTGCGCTGATGTGCAAGGCTGGGGCGGATTTCGCATAG
- the rpsA gene encoding 30S ribosomal protein S1: protein MASSISANSYNPSRDDFAAMLDDSFTKGNLQESSVVKGKVVAIEKDMAVIDVGLKTEGRVALREFAGPGRDSELKVGDEVEVFLDRIENALGEAVLSRDKARREESWGKLEKAFQNNEKVNGVIFNQVKGGFTVDLDGAVAFLPRSQVDIRPIRDVAPLMNNSQPFQILKMDRRRGNIVVSRRTVLEETRAEQRQELVQNLEEGQVIDGVVKNITDYGAFVDLGGIDGLLHVTDIAWRRVNHPTEVLSIGQTVKVKIIKINHETHRISLGMKQLLDDPWQGIEAKYPLGARFSGRVTNITDYGAFVELEPGIEGLIHVSEMSWTKKNMHPGKIVSTSQEVEVQVLEVDSVKRRISLGLKQTMRNPWEVFVEGHPVGSVVEGEVKNKTEFGLFLGLEGDVDGMVHLSDLDWKLPGEQVIDNYKKSDVVKAVVLDVDVEKERISLGIKQLEGDPFAEPGDVKKGAVVTCEVLDVKDGGIDVKIVGTEFSTFIKRSELARDRNDQRSERFAVGEKVDARVIQFDKKARKVQVSIKALEVAEEKEAIAQYGSSDSGATLGDILGTALKNRDAK from the coding sequence ATGGCTTCGAGTATCTCTGCTAACTCCTACAATCCCAGCCGCGATGATTTCGCCGCGATGCTGGACGACTCCTTCACGAAGGGCAACCTGCAGGAAAGCTCTGTCGTCAAGGGCAAGGTCGTTGCCATCGAGAAGGACATGGCCGTCATCGACGTCGGCCTGAAGACCGAAGGCCGCGTGGCGCTGCGTGAATTCGCCGGCCCGGGCCGTGACAGTGAATTGAAGGTCGGCGACGAGGTCGAGGTGTTCCTCGATCGCATCGAGAACGCGCTCGGCGAAGCCGTGCTGTCGCGCGACAAGGCGCGCCGCGAGGAGAGCTGGGGCAAGCTCGAGAAGGCCTTCCAGAACAACGAGAAGGTCAACGGCGTCATCTTCAACCAGGTCAAGGGCGGCTTCACCGTCGATCTCGACGGCGCCGTCGCATTCCTGCCGCGCTCGCAGGTCGACATCCGTCCGATCCGCGACGTCGCGCCGCTGATGAACAACTCGCAGCCGTTCCAGATCCTCAAGATGGACCGTCGCCGCGGCAACATCGTCGTGTCGCGCCGCACCGTGCTGGAAGAGACCCGCGCCGAGCAGCGCCAGGAGCTGGTGCAGAACCTCGAAGAGGGTCAGGTGATCGACGGCGTCGTCAAGAACATCACCGATTACGGTGCGTTCGTCGACCTCGGCGGCATCGACGGCCTGCTGCACGTCACCGACATCGCCTGGCGGCGTGTCAACCATCCGACCGAGGTGCTCAGCATCGGTCAGACGGTCAAGGTCAAGATCATCAAGATCAACCACGAGACGCACCGCATCTCGCTGGGCATGAAGCAGCTGCTCGACGATCCGTGGCAGGGCATCGAGGCGAAGTACCCGCTGGGTGCCCGCTTCTCGGGCCGCGTCACCAACATCACCGACTACGGTGCGTTCGTCGAGCTCGAGCCGGGCATCGAAGGCCTGATCCACGTCTCCGAGATGTCGTGGACCAAGAAGAACATGCACCCCGGCAAGATCGTTTCGACCTCGCAGGAAGTCGAAGTGCAGGTGCTCGAGGTCGACAGCGTCAAGCGCCGCATCTCGCTCGGTCTCAAGCAGACCATGCGCAATCCGTGGGAGGTCTTCGTCGAAGGCCATCCGGTCGGCTCGGTGGTCGAGGGCGAGGTCAAGAACAAGACCGAGTTCGGCCTGTTCCTGGGTCTCGAAGGCGACGTCGACGGCATGGTCCACCTGTCGGATCTCGACTGGAAGCTGCCGGGCGAGCAGGTCATTGACAACTACAAGAAGAGCGACGTGGTCAAGGCCGTGGTGCTCGACGTCGATGTGGAGAAGGAGCGGATCTCGCTCGGCATCAAGCAGCTCGAAGGCGATCCCTTCGCCGAGCCGGGCGATGTCAAGAAGGGCGCGGTCGTCACCTGCGAAGTGCTCGACGTCAAGGACGGCGGCATCGACGTCAAGATCGTCGGGACCGAGTTCTCGACCTTCATCAAGCGCTCCGAGCTGGCGCGCGATCGCAACGACCAGCGCTCCGAACGCTTCGCCGTCGGTGAGAAGGTCGATGCCCGCGTGATCCAGTTCGACAAGAAGGCCCGCAAGGTGCAGGTCTCGATCAAGGCGCTGGAAGTCGCGGAAGAGAAGGAAGCCATCGCCCAGTACGGCTCGTCCGATTCGGGGGCGACGCTCGGCGACATTCTCGGCACCGCGCTCAAGAACCGCGACGCGAAGTAA
- the cmk gene encoding (d)CMP kinase, which translates to MIIAIDGPAASGKGTLAKRLAAHYGLRHLDTGVIYRAVAHALLNAGTELTDEAQAAEVALTLDPATFDDPALKSQAVGSAASVVSALPRVREALVSFQRQFARQPPGAVLDGRDIGTVICPDAQVKIYVVADPGIRAHRRTLEALSRGEPADEAAVLADILARDARDQNRPVAPLKQAPDAYLLDNSHLDIESGVRAAIDIVEAVRAGRQRV; encoded by the coding sequence ATGATCATCGCCATCGACGGCCCGGCCGCCTCAGGCAAGGGCACGCTCGCCAAGCGCCTGGCGGCGCATTATGGTTTAAGGCATCTGGATACCGGCGTGATCTATCGCGCGGTGGCCCATGCCCTGCTAAACGCGGGCACCGAGCTCACGGACGAGGCGCAGGCGGCCGAGGTCGCGCTGACGCTCGATCCGGCGACGTTCGACGATCCGGCCCTGAAATCCCAGGCGGTTGGCTCCGCAGCCTCGGTCGTCTCGGCGCTGCCGCGTGTGCGCGAGGCCCTGGTGAGCTTCCAGCGCCAGTTCGCGCGCCAGCCGCCCGGCGCCGTGCTCGACGGCCGCGATATCGGCACCGTGATCTGCCCGGACGCTCAAGTGAAGATCTACGTGGTCGCCGATCCCGGGATCAGGGCCCATCGTCGCACGCTGGAAGCCCTGTCCCGCGGGGAACCGGCCGACGAGGCGGCCGTTCTGGCCGACATCCTGGCGCGCGATGCGCGCGACCAGAACCGGCCTGTCGCCCCTTTGAAACAAGCCCCGGATGCTTACTTGCTTGATAACTCCCATTTGGATATAGAGAGCGGCGTCCGGGCCGCCATCGATATCGTCGAGGCCGTTCGAGCGGGCCGCCAGCGGGTTTGA